From Streptomyces griseorubiginosus, one genomic window encodes:
- a CDS encoding LLM class flavin-dependent oxidoreductase yields MQFGIFTVGDVATDPSTGRTPSEHERIKAMVAIALKAEEVGLDVFATGEHHNRPFVPSSPTTLLAHVAARTERIVLSTSTTLITTNDPVKIAEDYAMLQHLADGRVDLMMGRGNTGPVYPWFGKDIRDGIDLAIENYALLRRLWREDVVNWEGKFRTPLQGFTSTPRPLDGVPPFVWHGSIRSPEIAEQAAYYGDGFFHNNIFWPKEHTGKLIDLYRQRYAHYGHGTPEQAIVGLGGQVYMRHNSQDAVREFRPVFDHSPVMGGGLPMEEYMEQTPLTVGTPDQVIEKTLGFREYAGDYQRQLFVVDGGGIPLRTALEQIDLLGEEVVPVLRKEFAARRPADVPQAPTHASLLAAREAERTQDAEPAL; encoded by the coding sequence ATGCAGTTCGGCATCTTCACCGTCGGCGACGTGGCCACCGACCCGAGCACCGGTCGTACACCGAGCGAGCACGAGCGGATCAAGGCGATGGTCGCGATCGCGCTGAAGGCCGAGGAGGTCGGGCTCGACGTCTTCGCGACCGGGGAGCACCACAACCGGCCCTTCGTGCCCTCGTCGCCGACGACCCTGCTCGCCCACGTCGCCGCGCGCACCGAGCGGATCGTCCTCTCGACCTCCACCACGCTCATCACCACGAACGACCCGGTGAAGATCGCCGAGGACTACGCGATGCTCCAGCACCTGGCCGACGGGCGTGTGGACCTGATGATGGGGCGGGGGAACACCGGACCGGTGTATCCGTGGTTCGGCAAGGACATCCGTGACGGCATCGACCTCGCCATCGAGAACTACGCCCTGCTGCGCCGGCTGTGGCGCGAGGACGTCGTGAACTGGGAGGGGAAGTTCCGCACCCCGTTGCAGGGGTTCACCTCCACGCCCCGCCCGCTGGACGGCGTCCCGCCCTTCGTGTGGCACGGCTCCATCCGCTCCCCGGAGATCGCCGAGCAGGCCGCCTACTACGGCGACGGGTTCTTCCACAACAACATCTTCTGGCCGAAGGAGCACACCGGGAAGCTGATCGACTTGTACCGGCAGCGGTACGCGCACTACGGCCACGGCACCCCCGAACAGGCGATCGTCGGCCTCGGCGGTCAGGTCTACATGCGCCACAACTCCCAGGACGCGGTACGGGAGTTCCGCCCGGTCTTCGACCACTCACCGGTGATGGGAGGCGGGCTTCCGATGGAGGAGTACATGGAGCAGACCCCGCTGACCGTCGGCACGCCCGATCAGGTCATCGAGAAGACGCTCGGCTTCCGCGAGTACGCCGGCGACTACCAGCGCCAGTTGTTCGTGGTGGACGGCGGGGGGATCCCGCTGAGGACCGCGCTGGAGCAGATCGACCTGCTCGGCGAGGAGGTCGTACCGGTGCTGCGCAAGGAGTTCGCGGCCCGGCGACCGGCGGACGTCCCGCAGGCTCCCACCCACGCGTCCCTGCTGGCCGCCCGCGAGGCCGAGCGCACACAGGACGCCGAACCCGCGCTCTGA
- a CDS encoding tetratricopeptide repeat protein, whose amino-acid sequence MTDNFNAYPATGGVAPDRWASALHLFDNGPGGPREESTAERWERARLLFGARDYSAAAKLLAAVVEEAPEQTGPRLLLARAYYHSAQLRRAEEQLRVIVERDPVEHYAHLMLGRTLQRQGRQDEAAPWLRMADAFAGEFPDDE is encoded by the coding sequence ATGACCGACAACTTCAACGCCTACCCGGCGACCGGCGGAGTCGCGCCCGACCGCTGGGCCAGCGCGCTGCACCTGTTCGACAACGGCCCCGGCGGGCCGCGCGAGGAGAGCACCGCCGAGCGCTGGGAGCGGGCCCGGCTGCTGTTCGGCGCGCGGGACTACAGCGCCGCCGCGAAGCTGCTCGCCGCCGTGGTCGAGGAGGCCCCGGAGCAGACCGGGCCGCGGCTGCTCCTGGCCCGCGCCTACTACCACTCGGCCCAACTCCGGCGCGCCGAGGAGCAGTTGCGGGTGATCGTCGAGCGTGATCCGGTGGAGCACTACGCCCACCTGATGCTCGGCCGCACCCTGCAACGTCAGGGACGCCAGGACGAGGCGGCGCCCTGGCTGCGCATGGCGGATGCCTTCGCGGGAGAGTTCCCTGACGATGAGTGA
- a CDS encoding MarR family winged helix-turn-helix transcriptional regulator, which produces MEETVRWLTPEEQRAWRGFVRLHERLGGRLGRLLQAESHVSPADFAVLVQLTDTPEGRRRYQDLARALEWEKSRMSHHIARMAGRGLVVREECAEDARGAFVVITDAGRAAIEAAAPRHVEAVRELFLDHVTPAELRVLAEISERVVGKLDEGRS; this is translated from the coding sequence ATGGAAGAGACGGTGCGATGGCTGACGCCGGAGGAGCAGCGCGCGTGGCGGGGCTTCGTCAGGCTGCATGAGCGGCTCGGTGGCCGCCTGGGGCGTCTGCTCCAGGCGGAGTCCCATGTCTCACCCGCGGACTTCGCGGTGCTGGTCCAGCTGACGGACACCCCCGAGGGGCGTCGGCGGTACCAGGATCTCGCCCGGGCGCTGGAGTGGGAGAAGAGCAGGATGTCCCACCACATCGCCCGGATGGCGGGCCGGGGACTGGTGGTGCGGGAGGAGTGCGCCGAGGACGCGCGCGGCGCGTTCGTGGTGATCACGGACGCCGGCCGCGCGGCCATCGAGGCGGCCGCCCCACGGCATGTCGAGGCGGTGCGTGAACTGTTCCTCGACCATGTCACCCCCGCCGAGCTGCGGGTCCTGGCGGAGATCTCCGAGCGTGTGGTCGGGAAGCTGGACGAGGGCAGGTCCTGA
- a CDS encoding glycoside hydrolase family 43 protein, giving the protein MPTFSNPVLAGSRPDPSVCRVGEDFYLVTSSFAYYPGLPVHHSRDLVDWRPLGHVVDRPSQVSLTGLDVSDGLWAATVRHHEGTFYVVVTLARGRRGSTTYLFTASDPAGPWSDPVALDAEGIDPSLFFDDDGRCWFTACRDAAEPEVTGPGELWLRELDLDTLELTGPVHALWYGALRGAWVEAPHLYKRDGVYHLIAAEGGTEHHHAVTAARADSVTGPYTTDPRSPLLTHRHRGAAEPIHNVGHVDLVDTPAGETWAVALGIRPTEGTHTLGREVFLVPVEWTDRGPVFAPETGRVGLSERRPAGLASAPAVPDGPVRDDFAGGSLDPEWSSLRGPVDHLVSPDSAEGGLTIRLSPELLTSTGTPAFIARPQQHLRMRAATRVRLTAPAPTQEAGLVVFQNDRRHATLALTVGSDGTLRVVLTAVEAGTATRLAAVPVTVSEVVLAVDSDESAYTFHVEDDSRTTVGSVERPFFSTERAGGFVGVHLGLYGTSGTGEGEARVRWFEYAPSLAGNDG; this is encoded by the coding sequence GTGCCGACCTTCTCCAACCCCGTCCTCGCCGGCAGTCGTCCGGACCCCTCGGTCTGTCGGGTCGGGGAGGACTTCTACCTGGTCACGTCGTCGTTCGCGTACTACCCCGGCCTCCCTGTCCACCACAGCCGCGACCTGGTGGACTGGAGGCCGCTCGGCCATGTCGTGGACCGCCCCTCGCAGGTGTCGCTGACCGGGCTGGACGTCTCGGACGGCCTGTGGGCCGCCACCGTCCGCCATCACGAGGGCACCTTCTACGTGGTCGTGACCCTGGCGAGAGGCCGTCGGGGCAGCACCACGTACCTCTTCACGGCCTCCGACCCGGCCGGACCCTGGTCGGACCCGGTCGCCCTGGACGCCGAGGGCATCGACCCGTCGCTGTTCTTCGACGACGACGGCCGCTGCTGGTTCACCGCCTGCCGCGACGCCGCCGAACCGGAGGTGACGGGCCCCGGCGAGCTGTGGCTGCGTGAACTCGACCTGGACACACTGGAGTTGACGGGCCCGGTGCATGCGCTGTGGTACGGCGCGCTGCGGGGTGCCTGGGTGGAGGCACCGCACCTGTACAAGCGGGACGGGGTGTATCACCTGATCGCCGCGGAGGGCGGCACCGAACACCATCACGCCGTCACCGCGGCCCGCGCCGACTCCGTCACCGGCCCCTACACCACCGACCCCAGAAGCCCGTTGCTCACCCACCGCCACCGCGGCGCGGCCGAACCGATCCACAACGTCGGCCATGTCGACCTCGTCGACACACCCGCCGGGGAGACCTGGGCGGTGGCCCTGGGGATACGACCGACCGAGGGCACCCACACCCTGGGCCGTGAGGTGTTCCTCGTCCCGGTCGAATGGACCGACAGGGGCCCGGTGTTCGCGCCGGAGACGGGCCGGGTGGGTCTCTCGGAGCGGCGGCCCGCGGGGCTCGCCTCGGCACCCGCGGTCCCGGACGGGCCGGTGCGGGACGACTTCGCCGGCGGCTCGCTCGACCCGGAGTGGAGCAGCCTGCGCGGACCGGTCGACCACCTCGTGTCACCCGACTCCGCGGAGGGCGGCCTGACGATCCGCCTCTCCCCCGAACTCCTCACCTCGACCGGGACGCCGGCCTTCATCGCCCGCCCTCAGCAACACCTGCGGATGCGGGCCGCCACCCGTGTCCGCCTGACCGCCCCCGCGCCCACCCAGGAGGCGGGGCTGGTCGTCTTCCAGAACGACCGCCGGCACGCCACGCTGGCCCTCACCGTCGGCTCCGACGGCACGCTGCGGGTCGTCCTGACCGCTGTGGAGGCCGGGACCGCCACCCGTCTCGCGGCCGTGCCGGTCACCGTCAGCGAGGTCGTCCTCGCCGTGGACAGCGACGAGTCCGCCTACACCTTCCACGTCGAGGACGACTCCCGGACGACCGTGGGCAGCGTCGAACGGCCCTTTTTCAGCACGGAACGGGCCGGTGGATTCGTGGGCGTCCACCTCGGCCTGTACGGCACCTCGGGCACGGGCGAAGGGGAGGCGCGGGTGCGGTGGTTCGAGTACGCCCCCAGTCTCGCCGGGAACGACGGCTGA
- a CDS encoding GH1 family beta-glucosidase: MPTAQSPSFPAHFLLGSATAAYQIEGAADEDGRGPSIWDTYSHTPGKTWNGDTGDVAADHYHRLEADLDLMASLGLRAYRFSVSWPRIQPTGRGPANPKGLDFYSRLVDGLLEREILPVATLYHWDLPQALEDEGGWTNRATAHAFADYARLVGEALGDRVAVWTTLNEPWCSAYLGYGSGAHAPGRTDGAAALTAVHHLNLAHGLAVEQLREVTTNDPQYSITLNFHVLRGEGDGAEEAVRRIDALANRAFTEPLLRGRYPQDLIEDTAGVTDWAFVRDGDLDRIHQPLDLLGVNYYATTRVRLWDGMTDRQNNDGHKDMGGSPWPGSPQVEFVAQEGPHTAMGWNIDPDGLEELLLDLHTRFPEQPLVITENGSAFEDHVTVGPDGTRTVHDPERVDYLHRHLTAAHRALTAGVDLRGYFVWSLMDNFEWGYGYSKRFGIVHIDYDTQRRTLKDSALWYRELATTGTIPPIGG, encoded by the coding sequence ATGCCGACAGCCCAGTCCCCGTCCTTCCCCGCGCACTTCCTTCTCGGCTCCGCGACCGCCGCCTACCAGATCGAGGGCGCCGCCGACGAGGACGGCCGCGGTCCCTCCATCTGGGACACCTACTCCCACACACCGGGCAAGACGTGGAACGGCGACACCGGTGACGTGGCCGCCGACCACTACCACCGCCTGGAGGCCGACCTCGACCTCATGGCCTCCCTGGGCCTGCGGGCCTACCGGTTCTCCGTCTCCTGGCCGCGCATCCAGCCCACCGGCCGCGGCCCGGCCAACCCCAAGGGGCTGGACTTCTACAGCCGGCTGGTCGACGGCCTGCTCGAACGGGAGATCCTTCCCGTCGCGACCCTCTACCACTGGGACCTGCCCCAGGCCCTCGAGGACGAGGGCGGCTGGACGAACCGCGCCACCGCGCACGCCTTCGCCGACTACGCCCGTCTCGTCGGCGAAGCCCTCGGCGACCGCGTCGCCGTCTGGACCACGCTGAACGAGCCGTGGTGCTCCGCCTACCTCGGCTACGGTTCCGGTGCCCACGCCCCCGGCCGCACCGACGGCGCCGCGGCGCTCACCGCGGTCCACCATCTCAACCTCGCCCACGGGCTGGCGGTCGAGCAGCTCAGGGAGGTCACCACCAACGATCCGCAGTACTCGATCACCCTCAACTTCCATGTCCTGCGCGGCGAGGGCGACGGCGCCGAGGAGGCCGTACGCCGTATCGACGCCCTCGCCAACCGTGCCTTCACCGAGCCCCTGCTGCGCGGCCGCTACCCGCAGGACCTCATCGAGGACACCGCCGGTGTCACCGACTGGGCCTTCGTGCGGGACGGCGACCTCGACCGGATCCACCAGCCCCTGGACCTGCTCGGCGTCAACTACTACGCCACCACGCGGGTCCGGCTGTGGGACGGGATGACGGACCGTCAGAACAACGACGGTCACAAGGACATGGGCGGTTCGCCCTGGCCCGGCTCACCCCAGGTCGAGTTCGTCGCGCAGGAGGGCCCGCACACCGCCATGGGGTGGAACATCGACCCCGACGGGCTCGAAGAGCTGCTCCTCGACCTGCACACCCGCTTCCCGGAGCAGCCCCTCGTCATCACCGAGAACGGATCGGCCTTCGAGGACCACGTCACCGTCGGCCCCGACGGCACCCGCACCGTCCACGACCCCGAGCGGGTCGACTACCTCCACCGCCACCTCACCGCGGCCCACCGGGCCCTGACCGCCGGCGTCGATCTGCGCGGGTACTTCGTGTGGTCGCTGATGGACAACTTCGAGTGGGGCTACGGCTATTCGAAGCGCTTCGGCATCGTCCACATCGACTACGACACCCAGCGCCGCACCCTCAAGGACAGCGCCCTGTGGTACCGGGAACTGGCGACGACGGGGACCATTCCGCCGATCGGCGGGTGA
- a CDS encoding dihydrodipicolinate synthase family protein, producing the protein MLFTGLSAFPLTPSDESGIDEKAYARLVARLAEAGVDSIGALGSTGNYAYLSREQRAAAVRIAVEAADGVPVMAGIGALRTSQVLALAEDAQRAGVSAVLLAPMTYQSLTDDEVFGLYEQVTRELSVPLCVYDNPATTHVRFTDELHGRIAALPQVAAIKIPPVPDDPAAARQRVEALRARIPGSVALGVSGDWAAAGGLNAGCDTWYSVTGGLFPRTALALTRAAQSGDAEGAVARSARLEPLWGFFRRYGGLRVMSAAAAHLGLATEPNLPLPLRGLPADARRDLVAVLDELDLGTNA; encoded by the coding sequence GTGCTGTTCACCGGCCTCAGCGCCTTCCCGCTCACCCCGTCCGACGAGTCGGGCATCGACGAGAAGGCGTACGCCCGCCTCGTCGCGCGCCTCGCCGAGGCGGGGGTCGATTCGATCGGCGCGCTGGGGTCGACGGGCAACTACGCCTATCTGTCCCGCGAACAGCGCGCGGCGGCCGTGCGGATCGCCGTCGAGGCCGCCGACGGGGTGCCGGTCATGGCGGGCATCGGCGCGCTGCGCACGTCCCAGGTGCTGGCCCTGGCCGAGGACGCCCAGCGGGCGGGCGTCTCGGCGGTCCTGCTCGCCCCGATGACCTACCAGTCCCTCACCGACGACGAGGTGTTCGGCCTGTACGAACAGGTCACCCGCGAGCTCTCGGTCCCCCTGTGCGTGTACGACAACCCGGCCACCACGCATGTCCGGTTCACCGACGAACTCCACGGCCGTATCGCCGCGTTGCCGCAGGTCGCCGCGATCAAGATCCCGCCGGTCCCGGACGACCCGGCCGCGGCCCGGCAACGCGTCGAGGCGCTGCGGGCCCGGATCCCCGGGTCCGTCGCCCTCGGCGTGAGCGGGGACTGGGCGGCGGCCGGCGGCCTGAACGCCGGGTGCGACACGTGGTACTCGGTCACCGGCGGGCTGTTCCCCCGCACCGCGCTCGCCCTCACCCGGGCCGCGCAGAGCGGTGACGCCGAGGGGGCCGTGGCCCGGTCGGCACGACTGGAGCCGCTGTGGGGGTTCTTCCGCCGCTACGGCGGTCTGCGCGTGATGTCGGCGGCCGCCGCGCACCTGGGCCTCGCGACCGAGCCGAACCTGCCGCTGCCCCTGCGCGGCCTGCCCGCCGACGCCCGGCGCGACCTGGTGGCCGTACTGGACGAGTTGGACCTGGGAACGAACGCGTGA
- a CDS encoding nuclear transport factor 2 family protein: MTDTTNFATSSAPADVVRRQYLASAAGDLDALRATLAPDVEWTEMAGFPLAGTYRTPDGVTAHVMEQLGKDWDGWTAHDDTYVVDGENVVVLARYTATNKATGKPIDVRVAHHFVVRGGLIVRFEQFVDTALVRDAMTA; the protein is encoded by the coding sequence ATGACCGACACCACCAACTTCGCCACCTCCTCCGCCCCCGCCGACGTCGTCCGCCGCCAGTACCTGGCCTCCGCCGCCGGCGACCTGGACGCCCTGCGCGCCACCCTCGCCCCCGACGTCGAGTGGACCGAGATGGCCGGCTTCCCCCTGGCCGGCACCTACCGCACCCCCGACGGCGTCACCGCCCACGTCATGGAACAACTCGGCAAGGACTGGGACGGCTGGACCGCCCACGACGACACCTACGTCGTCGACGGCGAGAACGTCGTCGTCCTCGCCCGCTACACCGCCACCAACAAGGCCACCGGCAAGCCCATCGACGTCCGCGTCGCCCACCACTTCGTCGTCCGCGGCGGACTCATCGTCCGCTTCGAACAGTTCGTGGACACCGCCCTCGTCCGCGACGCCATGACCGCCTGA
- a CDS encoding VOC family protein, which translates to MERVLGIGGYFLRATDPTALSAWYRDCLGLEADEHGLWRPEAGPTVFAAFEAGTDYFGSRTQQTMLNFRVRDLDAMLAQLRAQGADVAEATQDMEGVGRFGWVTDPEGNRIELWQPA; encoded by the coding sequence ATGGAACGTGTGCTTGGAATCGGCGGATATTTCCTGCGGGCCACCGACCCGACGGCCCTGAGCGCCTGGTACCGCGACTGCCTCGGCCTGGAGGCCGACGAGCACGGTCTGTGGCGTCCGGAAGCCGGGCCCACCGTGTTCGCGGCGTTCGAGGCCGGGACCGACTACTTCGGGTCCCGCACCCAGCAGACCATGCTCAACTTCCGGGTCCGCGACCTGGACGCGATGCTCGCGCAGCTGCGCGCCCAGGGGGCGGACGTGGCCGAGGCGACCCAGGACATGGAGGGCGTGGGCCGCTTCGGCTGGGTCACCGATCCCGAGGGCAACCGGATCGAACTGTGGCAGCCCGCCTGA
- a CDS encoding response regulator transcription factor: MHVLLVEDNRFVADSLRRGLARYGYRVTWVATGRDALAAPVTDLVLLDLGLPDIDGLDVCRELRARGDVPIVILSGRGSETEKVVGLELGADDYLVKPFLTRELIARMRAVLRRGPTGPACRPFPHRDTYGRLSVDRRAHRAFLDDVEVPLNPKEFARAGPRRAALARRAR; the protein is encoded by the coding sequence GTGCACGTACTCCTCGTCGAGGACAACCGGTTCGTGGCGGATTCCCTACGGCGCGGTCTGGCGCGCTACGGCTATCGCGTGACGTGGGTCGCGACCGGACGGGACGCGCTCGCGGCACCGGTGACCGACCTCGTGCTGCTCGACCTCGGGCTGCCGGACATCGACGGTCTGGACGTGTGCCGGGAGCTGCGCGCCCGCGGTGACGTGCCGATCGTGATCCTCAGCGGGCGGGGCAGCGAGACGGAGAAGGTCGTGGGTCTCGAACTGGGCGCGGACGACTACCTCGTGAAGCCGTTCCTCACCCGTGAGCTGATCGCCCGGATGCGAGCGGTCCTGCGCAGGGGCCCGACGGGACCGGCCTGTCGTCCTTTCCCGCACCGGGACACCTACGGGCGGCTGTCCGTCGACCGGCGGGCCCACCGCGCCTTCCTGGACGATGTCGAAGTCCCCCTGAACCCGAAGGAGTTCGCCCGGGCAGGCCCCCGCCGAGCCGCGCTCGCGCGCCGGGCACGATAG
- a CDS encoding globin domain-containing protein, giving the protein MLSEQSTPVVRATLPVVGAAIGEIAGVFYTRLFEDRPELLRDLFNRGNQANGEQQKALAGSIAAFAGLLVEHPESRPDAMLARIAHKHASLGITSDQYKLVHQHLFAAIVEVLGDAVTPAVAAAWDEVYWLMANALIALETRLYQESGGAEGGTWRPMEIVERREETSDTVSFLLRRTDGTPTGAFRPGQYVSVQVQLPDGARQIRQYSLSGAPRDPYWRITVKRVRAGADPAGEVSSRLHEHARPGDTLTVSAPFGDLVLPAGDGPLLLASAGIGVTPMLSMLHHLAAQDPTRPVLVVHADRTPADHPHREEQRRLVEALPNARLHLWYEELATSAPGASAGRADVGALELPDGVTAYLCGPLPFMRAVRGDLLYRGLPAHSVHYEVFGPDLWLGTE; this is encoded by the coding sequence ATGCTGTCCGAGCAGTCCACCCCGGTCGTCCGCGCCACCCTGCCCGTCGTCGGCGCCGCCATCGGCGAGATCGCCGGGGTGTTCTACACCCGGCTCTTCGAGGACCGGCCCGAGCTGCTGCGCGACCTGTTCAACCGCGGCAACCAGGCCAACGGGGAGCAGCAGAAGGCGCTCGCGGGCTCGATCGCGGCCTTCGCGGGCCTGCTGGTCGAGCACCCCGAGTCCCGGCCGGACGCGATGCTGGCCCGGATCGCCCACAAGCACGCCTCGCTCGGCATCACCTCCGACCAGTACAAACTCGTCCACCAGCACCTCTTCGCCGCGATCGTCGAGGTCCTCGGCGACGCGGTCACCCCGGCCGTGGCGGCGGCCTGGGACGAGGTGTACTGGCTGATGGCCAACGCCCTGATCGCCCTGGAGACCAGGCTCTACCAGGAGTCCGGTGGCGCGGAGGGCGGGACCTGGCGGCCGATGGAGATCGTCGAGCGGCGCGAGGAGACCTCCGACACCGTGTCCTTCCTCCTGCGCCGGACCGACGGCACCCCCACCGGGGCCTTCCGTCCCGGGCAGTACGTCAGCGTCCAGGTCCAACTGCCCGACGGCGCCCGGCAGATACGCCAGTACAGCCTCTCCGGCGCCCCGCGGGACCCGTACTGGCGCATCACCGTCAAGCGCGTCCGGGCCGGTGCGGATCCGGCGGGCGAGGTGTCCTCCCGGCTGCACGAGCACGCCCGCCCCGGTGACACGCTCACCGTCTCCGCGCCGTTCGGCGATCTCGTACTGCCCGCGGGGGACGGCCCGTTGCTCCTGGCCTCCGCCGGCATCGGCGTCACCCCGATGCTGTCCATGCTCCACCACCTTGCGGCCCAGGACCCCACCCGCCCGGTACTCGTCGTGCACGCCGACCGCACCCCGGCGGACCACCCCCACCGCGAGGAGCAGCGCCGGCTCGTCGAGGCGCTCCCGAACGCCCGACTGCACCTGTGGTACGAGGAGTTGGCCACGAGCGCGCCCGGCGCCTCGGCAGGCCGCGCCGACGTCGGTGCGCTCGAGCTGCCCGACGGTGTGACCGCGTACCTGTGCGGTCCGCTGCCCTTCATGCGCGCGGTGCGCGGCGACCTGCTCTACCGTGGCCTTCCCGCGCACTCCGTCCACTACGAGGTCTTCGGCCCGGACCTCTGGCTCGGCACCGAGTAG
- a CDS encoding MarR family winged helix-turn-helix transcriptional regulator: MGEQNAQQEITTAKQAADDELVLAFGRLQGAANRLEYILGRRIEEECGISHLMYEVLLILGRAGEPGLSMRAIGQEQVLSTGGATRLVDRMEAAGLVRRVTDPHDRRGRLVRLTPLGEETAVRASRLHVENIKRYFLEPLPAAHRERFAEDLRILSHAARDSLPQLP, encoded by the coding sequence GTGGGCGAGCAGAACGCTCAGCAGGAGATCACGACCGCGAAGCAGGCGGCGGACGACGAGCTGGTCCTGGCGTTCGGGCGGCTGCAGGGCGCCGCGAACCGGCTGGAGTACATCCTGGGCCGCCGGATAGAGGAGGAGTGCGGGATCAGCCACCTGATGTACGAGGTGCTGCTGATCCTGGGCCGCGCGGGCGAGCCGGGGCTGTCGATGCGGGCGATCGGCCAGGAGCAGGTGCTCAGCACGGGCGGGGCGACCCGGCTGGTGGACCGGATGGAGGCGGCGGGGCTGGTGCGGCGCGTCACGGACCCCCACGACCGGCGCGGACGCCTGGTGCGCCTGACCCCGCTGGGTGAGGAGACCGCCGTACGCGCTTCCCGCCTCCACGTCGAGAACATCAAGCGGTACTTCCTGGAGCCCCTGCCCGCGGCCCACCGGGAACGCTTCGCGGAGGACCTGCGCATCCTCAGTCACGCGGCCCGGGACTCCCTGCCGCAGCTGCCCTGA
- a CDS encoding MBL fold metallo-hydrolase codes for MSTLDFKVLDLDFPAGSKNKTATLVTGESEALLVDAAFTRADGHRLAAEILDSGKTLTTVFISHADPDFYFGAEVIADAFPDAVFLATPIVIEHIAHSYEGKLKAWAALGPNLPTRLVDLQPLTGDLTLEGHTFQLKGGPAGLPDRHYLWQAEHRTLLGGVLLFQQEHVWVADTPTPESRTTWINLLDEMAALDPHLVVPGHRLPDTAADASAITATRDYLIAFEEELGKAADGATLTEALVARYPGNGMLIAAQIGAKVAKGEMKWG; via the coding sequence ATGAGCACCCTCGACTTCAAGGTCCTCGACCTGGACTTCCCGGCCGGCAGCAAGAACAAGACCGCGACCCTGGTCACCGGTGAGAGCGAGGCGCTGCTGGTGGACGCCGCCTTCACCCGCGCCGACGGGCACCGTCTGGCCGCCGAGATCCTCGACTCCGGCAAGACACTCACCACCGTGTTCATCAGCCACGCCGACCCCGACTTCTACTTCGGCGCCGAGGTCATCGCCGACGCCTTCCCCGACGCCGTCTTCCTCGCCACCCCGATCGTCATCGAGCACATCGCCCACTCCTACGAGGGCAAGCTCAAGGCCTGGGCCGCGCTCGGCCCGAACCTGCCCACCCGCCTGGTCGACCTCCAGCCACTCACCGGCGACCTCACCCTGGAGGGCCACACCTTCCAGCTCAAGGGCGGCCCGGCCGGACTGCCCGACCGCCACTACCTGTGGCAGGCCGAGCACCGCACCCTCCTCGGCGGCGTCCTGCTCTTCCAGCAGGAACACGTCTGGGTCGCCGACACCCCCACCCCCGAATCCCGCACCACCTGGATCAACCTGCTCGACGAAATGGCCGCCCTCGACCCGCACCTGGTCGTCCCCGGCCACCGCCTGCCCGACACCGCAGCCGACGCCTCCGCCATCACCGCCACCCGCGACTACCTGATCGCCTTCGAAGAGGAGCTCGGCAAGGCCGCCGACGGCGCCACGCTCACCGAGGCGCTGGTGGCCCGCTATCCGGGCAACGGCATGCTCATCGCCGCCCAGATCGGCGCGAAAGTCGCCAAGGGCGAGATGAAGTGGGGCTGA
- a CDS encoding DsbA family protein, translating into MKLVYVFDAYCGWSHGFSATLREIVSRHPDLPVEVVSGGLFTGPRAVPIREFGYVHGANAQIAERTGAAFGEGYERLIADGSFVMDSEAAARGVAALRRVAPDRAVELATALQHAFYADGLSLSEPATYRKLAEAAGLDADAVVAAFQDPEASLAAADDFHRAAELGVTGFPTLLAVDGEHVVPLALGHGTADEVDRRLKAFAASLTSPSDN; encoded by the coding sequence ATGAAGCTCGTCTACGTCTTCGACGCCTACTGCGGCTGGTCCCACGGTTTCTCGGCCACCTTGCGCGAGATCGTCTCCCGGCACCCCGATCTGCCGGTCGAGGTCGTCTCCGGCGGTCTGTTCACCGGCCCGCGCGCCGTGCCGATCCGGGAGTTCGGCTACGTACACGGCGCCAACGCCCAGATCGCCGAGCGGACCGGCGCCGCCTTCGGCGAGGGCTACGAAAGGCTGATCGCCGACGGCTCGTTCGTGATGGACTCCGAGGCCGCCGCCCGCGGTGTCGCCGCCCTGCGCCGGGTGGCCCCCGACCGCGCGGTGGAACTGGCCACGGCTCTCCAGCACGCCTTCTACGCAGACGGACTGAGCCTGTCCGAGCCCGCCACCTACCGCAAGCTCGCGGAGGCGGCAGGACTGGACGCCGACGCCGTGGTCGCCGCGTTCCAGGATCCCGAGGCGTCCCTCGCGGCGGCGGACGACTTCCACCGTGCGGCCGAACTCGGCGTGACCGGCTTCCCCACCCTCCTGGCCGTCGACGGCGAGCACGTCGTCCCGCTGGCCCTGGGCCACGGCACCGCCGACGAGGTGGACCGGCGTCTCAAGGCCTTCGCGGCCTCCCTCACCTCCCCTTCCGACAACTAG